The Rouxiella sp. WC2420 region AAATACAGCCATTGATTTTGCTGGCTACCGCGGCTGCCAGTTCGCGCTCCTTACGCGGCAGGCCGCCCGAGGTGAAGAAGATGCCTTTGTCGGTTAGCGTGCGCTGCTCGAGCACGGTCAGGTTACGGCCAAGCAGGCGGAAATAATCGGAATCGCTATGGCCAAAACGGGCCAGCGTTTCCTGCTGCTGCGGTTCAAAATCCTTCAGTGGTTTAGAGGCGATCCAAGGCTCCCAGCCCAGCTCGTCCTGAGTGAAGGCTACCGGCGCATTCTTACCTGTATGCGTTGCAGGTTGGCTGTTCCAGAACGCGGCACCAACCGAAGCGCTGCCATTGTCCTCCACAGATTTACCGCTGATCAGGCGGTATCCGCGCAGTAAACGACTTTGGAAGCTGACGAAAGCGACTAATTGTGACAGTGTCACTATGGCGTCGGCAGACCAACCCGCGTCTTGCAACTCGGCAAGGTGTTCGGCCGTGGCGTTGGCCGGTTTAAAGCTTAAGCGTTCGGCGTGGGCCAACGCAGTTTGATATTTTTGCTTTGAGGTCGAAGTATCATCGCTCAAAGCCTTCAGGCGTTCGGCATAGTGGGCGCCAAGCTGGACGTCGTTGTGCCAGCGGGCAACTTGCTGAGCCAGCGCCAAACGGTCGGCCAGGGGGAATTCAGCCAGATTTTCATTGCTGTTAAACAATGCATCGTAGCTGCCCTGAGTGTGCAGCGTGGCTGCATCTCGGGTTTCTCGTGCCTGAGCCAACGTCGAACCCGGCTCAATTTCTGCCAGTGTTGCCAGTAAATCGGTGGCTTGCTGCTGTGCAACGGTCATAGGGTTTCCTTAGAAAGTTCTAAATGCAAAGGTTGAGGTTTAGCAATGTTTTTTGGCGTTTGGCGAACCCAGCCCAGCGCCGGGGCGACTTTTTTGGCGATCAGTTCAATCGAGCGCAGGATGTACGGGTGTGGCGGGTCGATCGAGTGCACCTGGAAGGCTAAATCAGTCACGCGTGCCAGTGCGGTATCGCGCTGCAACGATTTAATGACCTGCTCTGCGGTGCCAATGTGTGCGTCGAAGGCAGCGATATGTTGGTCGAGCGTAGTGCCAGTATGAAGATGCCCGGCCGCGCGAGCGCTATCCGCCTGTCGCTTGAGACCCATGCTGGCCAGTCGTCTTGCCTCGTCGCCGTCGTCGCTGACAAAAGCGGTTCGCGATCCCAAAATACGTGGCTCGACGCCCGCTGGCAGAGCCTCGAGATAGGCATCGATAATCCTGTTTTGGAGCACATCCAGCGGCAAATCCGGCTGTCCTTGCGGGCGAGGCTGGGTGCGTGACAGCATTAGTCCATCGCCTGCTGCACCGGCTCTGGTACCGCCTTCAGGGGAAAATGTCGCCTGCCATAAACGTTGATTTAGCTGCGGAGCGGGCGGATAAAGCGTATTACCCTCACCCCCCAGCGCTTGACCTCGCCAGGCGCGACGCAGGGTTTCGAGATTATGGGCAAACGCCTCGCCGCGAGTTTCGAGCGTTAAGCCGAATGGAACAAACGATGACGCGGTACCGCCGGAGCCGAGACCCATTTCCAGCCGACCACCGGACAGTAAGTCCAATACAGAAGCGTCTTCCGCCACGCGCAGCGCGTTTTCCATCGCCAGTGTGATAACCCCGGTGCCGAGACGAATGTGGCGGGTATTGGCGGCAACATAGGCCAGAAAAACCAGCGGCGCAGGCAGGCCCCCTTCGTCGCGATGGAAATGGTGCTGCGCTATCCACGCCGAATCAAATCCCAATTGTTCGGCGTGAGCGATTTGTTCCGCTGCCAGGCGATAGCGCTCCTGAGGGCTGGTATCGTCCAGAAGACGGGTAAAAAAGCCGAGTCGTTTAGGACTGCTATAAAAGGCCGCTTGGCTCATACAAACTCCTTGATTGCCGTCAATGGCGGAATAGATAAAGGCGATATACCGGGGATCGCACTGAGTAATTCCTGGGTATAAGAGCTGGTTGGGCGGGAGAACAGAGACTCAACGTCGCCGTTATCAACCTGTTTGCCCTGATTCAGCACCGAGACGCTGTGCGATATCTGGCGCACTGTGGCCAGGTCATGCGAAATAAACAGGTAGGTCAGCCCCAACTGTTGCTGAAGTTGCACCAGCAAACGCAAAATCTGTGCTTGCACCGTGACGTCCAGCGCGGAAGTGGCCTCGTCCAGCACCAACACTTGCGGTTCGAGGATCAGCGCGCGGGCCAGAGCGACGCGCTGGCGTTGCCCACCGGAAAGCTCGTGCGGTTTGCGCTGCAACAAATTCAGCGGCAGTGCGACGCGCTCGGCAATCTCGAAAACGCGGGACTGGCGCTGTTCGCGGCTGAGCTTGTAAAAGTTTAACAGCGGTTCTTCGATCACCTTAAATAGCGTCTGCGAGGGGTCCAGAGAGGCAAAGGGGTTTTGGTAAACCAGCTGAATTTTCTTGCGTGCCTGACGCAGCGCCTCACCGGATAACCGGGCGATATCCACGCCGTCGATGAACAGCTGCCCGCTGTCAGGCTGTTGGAAACCCAGCAGCAGGCGCGCCAGTGTAGTTTTACCTGACCCTGATTCGCCTACCAGAGAGTGGGTAGTGCCACGCGCGACTTCAAACGATATGTCGTCCAATGCCTTGAAAGTTTGCTCATTTTTACCACCAAGTGAAAATTGCTTCGACACATTGCGCACTTCAATCGCATTGCCGCGAGGGTGCTGTGCCTGCGAAACCGCAGACCGCGCACGCGGCGTCAGGGCTGGAGCATCGCTAAACAGTTGGCGGGTATAGTCGCTTTTTGGCGCGCGCAGCACCTCGGCGGTAATGCCTTGCTCCTGCACCTGACCTTTGCGAAACACCAGCAGGCGATCGGCGCGTGCCGCAGCCAGCGCCAAATCGTGAGTGACAAACAGCACCGCGGTGCCAAATTCCTGTCGCAACTCGTCAATCAAATCGAGAATGCGTTTCTGCACTCGCACGTCCAATGCGCTGGTGGGTTCATCGGCAATAATTAAAGCCGGTTGCAGCGCAATGGCGATAGCAATCAGCACCCGCTGTTTCATCCCCCCGGAAAGCTGGTGCGGGAACTGTTTGGCGCGCTGTTGCGGATGGCTCAGACCCACGCGGGTCAGCAGTTCGACCACGCGGGCATCGCGTGCTTTTCGCGGCATCTTTCTGCGATGAATTTGCAGCACTTCGGCTACCTGATCGCCTATGGTTTTCACTGGATTCAGCGAGCTGGTGGGGTCTTGAGGGATCAAACTGATGCTGGAACCGCGCAGGCTATCGAGGCGGCGCGCGGACCAGCGGCTGATATCAATACCATTGAGCAAAATACTGCCGGATTCGATATGACCGTTTTCCGCCAGCAGGCCAATAATCGACTGCGCGGTGGTGGTTTTACCGGAACCCGACTCGCCAACCAGCGCGACCACTTCGCCGGGCAATATTGAGAATGAAACCTGCTCCACGACACGGGTGGACTGATGCCCGCTGCGGTAAGCAATAGAAACGTCTTTAAGCTCCAGCACCGGTTTTACTCGTTCATCAAAGTTAGGCTGGTTCATTAGCGTTTTCTCCGCAATGACTGGCTGATGCGATTAGCAGACAAAACGGTCAGGATCACCACGAAGCCAGGGAAAGTGGTTAGCCACCAGGCGGTAGAAATATAGTTACGGCCTTCGGCAATTAGCAGGCCCCATTCAGGCGTCGGCGGTGGGGTGCCGTAACCGAGAAAGCTCAGGGTGGAAATCGACAGGATCGCGTTACCGAATTGCAGGGCGGAAAAAGCTATTACCGAGGTCAGTGAGTTCGGCACAATATGACGCCACAGCACCGAGAAGAAAGTGCCGCCACTGCCGTAGGCCGCCTCTACGTAATCGCTTTGACGCACTAATACTGCTTCGGAGCGCGCCAAACGCGCAAAGTTGGCAACAGAGGTTACGCCGACGGCGATTGCCGCATGCACGGTGCCAAATCCCAGCAGAATAATCACACTCAGCGACAGCAACAGGCTTGGAATTGAGAGCAGCACATCAACGATCCGCATGATCACGGTATCGGTAATACCACCAACCGATGCGGCCGCGAGACCCAGCGCGCTGCCAAACAGCAGGCCGAGAAACACCGCCACCAGCGCACCGGACAGCGAGTGCGATGCGCCATAAACGATGCGGGCATAAAGGTCTCGACCCAGCTGATCGGTACCCAGCCAGTGCCCCGGCCCCGGAGCCAGACGCTGCGCCCCGGCAATCCCCTCGGTTCCGCTGTATTGAGTAAACAGCTGCGGAGCGATGGCCCAGAGGATAACCACCAGCATGACCACCCAGGCCAGGATCAGCGTCGGTTGCAGGCGCGAAAAGCGTTTGGATGCAGCGGGGGGAAACGTCGCAAGCTGGGCATTTTCGGCGCTGTTGTTTTTACTTAAGGGCAAACTGCTCATGAGCGGACTCCCACAGACGGTTTGAGGCGCGGGTCAAGCAAGGGATAAATCAAATCCACCAGCAGATTGATGGCCACGTAGGCCGCAGCTGAAATCACCACGATGGCCTGTAGCACGGATAAATCCTGATTATTCACGGCCTGCTGCGTCAGTTGACCAATACCATTGAGGCCAAATACCGTCTCAGTGACCAGTGCGCCGGCAATCAACTCTCCCAACAGCAGACCGGCGATGGTCAGCGCGGGCAGAGTGGCGTTGCGGGCGATATGGCGCAACAGCACGCGGCTGCGGCTGGCACCTTTGGCGCGGGCAACGGACACAAAAGGCTGTGTCTGCACCTGGTCGATACTGCGGATTAATATTTGCGCCAGCGGGGCGCTGATAGGCACCGCCAAGGTGATAACCGGCAGAATCAGCCCGACCCATTCGCCGGGATTAATGACCGGGATCCAGCCCAGATGGAATGAGAACATTTGGATAAGTGCGATCCCCAGCCAAAAGGTCGGCACCGAGATAAACAGGGCAGGCAGCGCCAGCAGCGCCGATTTCAACCCGCGCAGCGGCACCAGATTAGAGACGAAGGCAATGAAAAGCGCCAACACCAGCGCCAGAGTAAAACCAAGCACCGCAAGGCGCAGGGTCGGCGGCAAATTGCCTGCCAGCAGCTCGGTTACTGGTACTCCGGCCTGAATCGAAAAGCCAAAATCGCCGTGCAGAAAACTGCCGAGCGTGTGCAGATACTGCTGCCATAACGGGAGGTCAGCACCGTAGGCGGCACGCATTTCAGCAATCTGCACCGGGCTTAACCCCATTGACGGGTCCTGAAACTTGATTAAAACGGCGTCGCCGGGCAGGGCTTGCAATAGTACAAACGACAGGGTAAACGCCGCCCAAAGCACTAACAGGGCCTGACCAACGCGTCCGCTTAAATATTGGCTCATCATTGACTCCGGGGATTAATGTTTGGCCAGCCAGGCGCTATA contains the following coding sequences:
- a CDS encoding alkylhydroperoxidase domain protein; translation: MTVAQQQATDLLATLAEIEPGSTLAQARETRDAATLHTQGSYDALFNSNENLAEFPLADRLALAQQVARWHNDVQLGAHYAERLKALSDDTSTSKQKYQTALAHAERLSFKPANATAEHLAELQDAGWSADAIVTLSQLVAFVSFQSRLLRGYRLISGKSVEDNGSASVGAAFWNSQPATHTGKNAPVAFTQDELGWEPWIASKPLKDFEPQQQETLARFGHSDSDYFRLLGRNLTVLEQRTLTDKGIFFTSGGLPRKERELAAAVASKINGCIYCASVHARKAAQLSKQPEAVQRLLDTPAGDILSLGQEPRWQAEIDFSASLSATPPTANQQQISGLRELGLSDLELLDLVQSTAFFAWANRLMLTLGEPFEQ
- a CDS encoding putative FMN-dependent luciferase-like monooxygenase; translation: MSQAAFYSSPKRLGFFTRLLDDTSPQERYRLAAEQIAHAEQLGFDSAWIAQHHFHRDEGGLPAPLVFLAYVAANTRHIRLGTGVITLAMENALRVAEDASVLDLLSGGRLEMGLGSGGTASSFVPFGLTLETRGEAFAHNLETLRRAWRGQALGGEGNTLYPPAPQLNQRLWQATFSPEGGTRAGAAGDGLMLSRTQPRPQGQPDLPLDVLQNRIIDAYLEALPAGVEPRILGSRTAFVSDDGDEARRLASMGLKRQADSARAAGHLHTGTTLDQHIAAFDAHIGTAEQVIKSLQRDTALARVTDLAFQVHSIDPPHPYILRSIELIAKKVAPALGWVRQTPKNIAKPQPLHLELSKETL
- a CDS encoding dipeptide ABC transporter ATP-binding protein, with amino-acid sequence MNQPNFDERVKPVLELKDVSIAYRSGHQSTRVVEQVSFSILPGEVVALVGESGSGKTTTAQSIIGLLAENGHIESGSILLNGIDISRWSARRLDSLRGSSISLIPQDPTSSLNPVKTIGDQVAEVLQIHRRKMPRKARDARVVELLTRVGLSHPQQRAKQFPHQLSGGMKQRVLIAIAIALQPALIIADEPTSALDVRVQKRILDLIDELRQEFGTAVLFVTHDLALAAARADRLLVFRKGQVQEQGITAEVLRAPKSDYTRQLFSDAPALTPRARSAVSQAQHPRGNAIEVRNVSKQFSLGGKNEQTFKALDDISFEVARGTTHSLVGESGSGKTTLARLLLGFQQPDSGQLFIDGVDIARLSGEALRQARKKIQLVYQNPFASLDPSQTLFKVIEEPLLNFYKLSREQRQSRVFEIAERVALPLNLLQRKPHELSGGQRQRVALARALILEPQVLVLDEATSALDVTVQAQILRLLVQLQQQLGLTYLFISHDLATVRQISHSVSVLNQGKQVDNGDVESLFSRPTSSYTQELLSAIPGISPLSIPPLTAIKEFV
- a CDS encoding ABC transporter permease; the encoded protein is MSSLPLSKNNSAENAQLATFPPAASKRFSRLQPTLILAWVVMLVVILWAIAPQLFTQYSGTEGIAGAQRLAPGPGHWLGTDQLGRDLYARIVYGASHSLSGALVAVFLGLLFGSALGLAAASVGGITDTVIMRIVDVLLSIPSLLLSLSVIILLGFGTVHAAIAVGVTSVANFARLARSEAVLVRQSDYVEAAYGSGGTFFSVLWRHIVPNSLTSVIAFSALQFGNAILSISTLSFLGYGTPPPTPEWGLLIAEGRNYISTAWWLTTFPGFVVILTVLSANRISQSLRRKR
- a CDS encoding ABC transporter permease, yielding MSQYLSGRVGQALLVLWAAFTLSFVLLQALPGDAVLIKFQDPSMGLSPVQIAEMRAAYGADLPLWQQYLHTLGSFLHGDFGFSIQAGVPVTELLAGNLPPTLRLAVLGFTLALVLALFIAFVSNLVPLRGLKSALLALPALFISVPTFWLGIALIQMFSFHLGWIPVINPGEWVGLILPVITLAVPISAPLAQILIRSIDQVQTQPFVSVARAKGASRSRVLLRHIARNATLPALTIAGLLLGELIAGALVTETVFGLNGIGQLTQQAVNNQDLSVLQAIVVISAAAYVAINLLVDLIYPLLDPRLKPSVGVRS